A genomic window from Micromonospora ferruginea includes:
- a CDS encoding crotonase/enoyl-CoA hydratase family protein: MGVRVEHAGAVTTVILDRPEARNAVDGPTARALADAFRAFDADPDAAVAVLWGAGGTFCAGADLTAIGTPRGNRVEAEGDGPMGPTRMALSKPVIAAISGYAVAGGLELALWCDLRVAESDATLGVFCRRWGVPLIDGGTVRLPRLIGESRAMDLILTGRAVPADEAYRMGLVNRLVAPGAARAEAERLAAEVARHPQTCLRNDRAALLAGSGRPEPEALAVELAYGMESLAVDGVRGAGRFAAGAGRHGAPAG, encoded by the coding sequence ATGGGGGTACGCGTCGAGCACGCCGGTGCCGTGACCACGGTGATCCTGGACCGGCCGGAGGCCCGCAACGCGGTGGACGGGCCGACCGCCCGCGCGCTTGCCGACGCGTTCCGCGCGTTCGACGCCGACCCGGACGCGGCGGTCGCGGTGCTCTGGGGTGCGGGCGGCACGTTCTGCGCCGGCGCCGACCTGACGGCGATCGGCACCCCGCGCGGCAACCGGGTCGAGGCCGAGGGCGACGGCCCGATGGGTCCCACCCGGATGGCGCTGTCCAAGCCGGTGATCGCCGCGATCTCCGGGTACGCGGTGGCCGGCGGCCTGGAGCTGGCGCTCTGGTGTGACCTGCGGGTCGCCGAGTCGGACGCGACGCTCGGGGTGTTCTGCCGGCGGTGGGGGGTGCCGCTGATCGACGGCGGGACGGTGCGGCTGCCCCGGCTGATCGGGGAGAGCCGGGCGATGGACCTGATCCTCACCGGGCGGGCGGTGCCGGCCGACGAGGCGTACCGGATGGGGTTGGTGAATCGGCTGGTCGCGCCGGGTGCGGCCCGGGCGGAGGCCGAGCGGCTGGCGGCCGAGGTCGCCCGGCATCCGCAGACCTGCCTGCGCAACGACCGCGCGGCGCTGCTGGCCGGTTCCGGCCGGCCGGAGCCGGAGGCGCTCGCCGTGGAGTTGGCCTACGGCATGGAGTCGCTGGCGGTGGACGGGGTGCGCGGTGCCGGCCGGTTCGCCGCCGGCGCCGGCCGGCACGGCGCGCCGGCCGGCTGA
- a CDS encoding dihydrolipoyl dehydrogenase family protein produces the protein MAEPEVVDVVVVGLGVGGEEVAGRLAEAGLSVVGIERDLVGGECPYWGCVPSKMMIRAANALAEAHRVNELAGSAEVRPDWAPLAKRIREEATDTWDDKAAVDRFTGKGGRFVRGSGRLDGPNRVRVGDQVFEARFGVVLGTGTRPSIPPIDGLADTPYWTNHQAIEVEELPATLLVLGGGAIGLELAQVFARFGVRVTVVEAADRVLAVEEPEASALAAEALRADGVEIRTGVKAGRVSHDGTEFTVHADGAAFTGEKLLVVTGRRAHLEELGLDTVGVDAGQRYLAVNDRMHVTDGIWAVGDLTGEGAFTHIAMYQAGIVVADVLDHMRRTRGGPDASGTASVVGGAAGVVSAVGGAMSAGGSTVAPGSVPVADYRALPRVTFTDPEVGAVGLTEQQARDRGINVQVGHTDLTSSTRGWIHKTGNAGFIKLIADADQGVLVGATSAGPAGGEVLSALVVAVHAAVPISQLRHMIYAYPTFHRAVEDALRNLR, from the coding sequence ATGGCAGAGCCGGAAGTGGTGGACGTGGTCGTGGTCGGGCTGGGCGTCGGCGGCGAGGAGGTGGCCGGGCGGCTCGCCGAGGCCGGCCTCAGCGTGGTCGGCATCGAACGTGACCTGGTCGGCGGCGAGTGCCCCTACTGGGGGTGCGTGCCGAGCAAGATGATGATCCGGGCGGCCAACGCGCTGGCCGAGGCGCACCGGGTGAACGAGCTGGCCGGCTCCGCCGAGGTGCGGCCCGACTGGGCACCGTTGGCGAAGCGCATCCGGGAGGAGGCCACCGACACCTGGGACGACAAGGCCGCGGTGGACCGGTTCACCGGCAAGGGCGGCCGGTTCGTCCGGGGCAGCGGCCGGCTCGACGGCCCGAACCGGGTCCGCGTCGGCGACCAGGTCTTCGAGGCCCGTTTCGGGGTGGTCCTCGGCACCGGCACCCGCCCCTCGATCCCACCGATCGACGGGCTCGCCGACACGCCCTACTGGACCAACCACCAGGCCATCGAGGTCGAGGAGCTGCCCGCGACGCTGCTGGTGCTCGGCGGCGGCGCGATCGGGCTGGAACTGGCCCAGGTCTTCGCCCGCTTCGGCGTCCGGGTCACCGTGGTCGAGGCGGCCGACCGGGTGCTCGCCGTCGAGGAGCCGGAGGCGTCCGCGCTCGCCGCCGAGGCGCTGCGCGCCGACGGGGTGGAGATCCGCACCGGGGTCAAGGCCGGCCGGGTCAGCCACGACGGCACCGAGTTCACCGTGCACGCCGACGGCGCCGCGTTCACCGGCGAGAAGCTGCTGGTGGTGACCGGGCGCCGGGCGCACCTGGAGGAGTTGGGCCTGGACACGGTCGGCGTGGACGCCGGCCAGCGCTACCTGGCGGTGAACGACCGGATGCACGTCACCGACGGCATCTGGGCGGTCGGTGACCTCACCGGCGAGGGCGCGTTCACCCACATCGCCATGTACCAGGCCGGCATCGTGGTGGCCGACGTGCTCGACCACATGCGGCGGACCAGGGGCGGCCCGGACGCCAGCGGCACCGCCAGCGTGGTCGGCGGCGCGGCCGGGGTGGTCAGCGCGGTCGGCGGCGCGATGAGCGCGGGCGGCTCGACGGTCGCGCCGGGCAGCGTCCCGGTCGCCGACTACCGGGCGTTGCCCCGGGTCACGTTCACCGACCCCGAGGTGGGCGCGGTCGGCCTGACCGAGCAGCAGGCCCGCGACCGGGGCATCAACGTCCAGGTCGGCCACACCGACCTGACCTCGTCCACCCGGGGTTGGATCCACAAGACCGGCAACGCCGGCTTCATCAAGCTGATCGCCGACGCCGACCAGGGTGTGCTGGTGGGCGCGACCTCGGCCGGGCCGGCCGGCGGCGAGGTGCTCTCCGCGCTGGTGGTGGCCGTGCACGCGGCGGTGCCGATCAGCCAGCTCCGGCACATGATCTACGCGTACCCGACGTTCCACCGGGCCGTCGAGGACGCGCTGCGCAACCTGAGGTGA